Proteins co-encoded in one Papaver somniferum cultivar HN1 chromosome 5, ASM357369v1, whole genome shotgun sequence genomic window:
- the LOC113279696 gene encoding F-box protein At3g07870-like has protein sequence MEYFKILPGEITLEILTRLPTESVLESKLVCTNWRNLGSHHPLFFQMHLNYLNYPSAADFGELGFFASNFDADNRDIKYWYFEYDHESTSIQRIRRVNLPSPPCWITTKFLGSCNGLICFAEYDHPCVWICNPITKERVLLPELERDSCDIDEYCYKESNFGYISSTNEYKVLGMYMSKTNVEVHIYSLGSGTGWRNLGKSNFEFNPYYETDGIFANEAIYWMYSKLEMIVAFNLAEEKFCELLSPPHPLPTGGDWSQNTIGALDGFLFFANGLGINEYGGETDCFDLWILKKKNEDHGMKEQNDCRSFGWTKEFRVGDRNRELLSAVANSGGVLTYNGQYLNVYDTKTSTSKRLVEFNCKFLEVLPHKNTLVSLKELGEEDTKTMESVETKETRSRNYPSKHLQEDAHLEYIYL, from the coding sequence ATGGAGTATTTCAAAATTCTCCCAGGGGAAATCACATTAGAAATTTTAACTCGTTTGCCTACCGAATCAGTTCTGGAGTCCAAATTAGTATGCACTAATTGGAGGAATCTTGGTTCTCATCATCCATTATTCTTCCAAATGCACTTAAATTATCTCAATTATCCTTCTGCTGCTGATTTTGGTGAGTTGGGTTTTTTTGCTTCTAATTTTGATGCAGATAATAGAGATATAAAATATTGGTATTTTGAATACGATCATGAGTCAACTTCTATCCAGAGAATTAGAAGGGTTAATTTGCCCTCTCCTCCTTGTTGGATTACTACTAAATTTCTTGGTTCATGCAATGGATTGATCTGTTTTGCTGAATACGACCACCCATGTGTTTGGATTTGTAACCCAATCACCAAAGAACGTGTTCTGCTTCCAGAACTTGAGAGAGATTCTTGTGATATTGATGAGTATTGTTATAAGGAAAGCAACTTTGGTTACATTTCATCAACCAATGAGTACAAAGTTTTAGGAATGTATATGTCGAAGACCAACGTAGAAGTCCATATATACAGTCTAGGTAGTGGCACTGGATGGAGAAACCTTGGAAAGTCCAATTTTGAATTCAATCCATATTATGAGACAGATGGTATTTTTGCCAATGAAGCTATTTATTGGATGTACAGTAAATTAGAAATGATCGTTGCCTTCAATTTGGCAGAGGAAAAGTTTTGTGAACTTCTTTCACCACCACATCCTTTGCCAACAGGGGGTGATTGGAGTCAAAACACAATAGGAGCTTTGGATGGGTTTTTGTTTTTTGCTAATGGTTTAGGTATCAATGAATACGGAGGAGAAACTGATTGTTTTGACTTATGGAtattaaaaaagaagaatgagGATCATGGCATGAAAGAGCAAAACGATTGTCGGTCATTTGGTTGGACTAAAGAGTTCAGGGTTGGCGATAGAAATAGAGAGTTATTATCAGCCGTTGCAAACAGCGGTGGTGTTTTAACTTACAATGGTCAGTATCTCAATGTTTACGACACAAAAACTTCAACCTCAAAAAGGCTTGTGGAGTTTAATTGTAAGTTTCTTGAAGTATTGCCTCACAAGAACACCTTagtctcattgaaagaattaggggaagaAGATACAAAAACAATGGAGTCAGTTGAAACTAAAGAGACAAGAAGCCGCAATTATCCTTCGAAGCATCTCCAGGAGGATGCACACCTGGAATACATATACTTGTAA
- the LOC113279697 gene encoding anthocyanidin 3-O-glucosyltransferase-like, with protein IQGLSAVSSKSCDEMEGPYLDYIRQLYCKPVLLTGPLVPDPPKYKLEEKWEKWLQKFPSKSVVFCSFGSETFLKDDQIKELVLGLEQTGLPFIVVLNFPPGDGDSNEKLKNALPVGFAERVQGKGVVHTGWLQQQLILAHDSVGSYVCRSGLSSVIEAFMTDCQLVTLPQKGDQFLNSKLISGDLEAGVQVTRDDEDGHFNKEDLCKATKIVTVDVNEEPGKSISVNHGKWRDFLLNKDIQDNFIANLVQEMKKMVN; from the exons ATTCAGGGTTTATCTGCCGTGAGTAGTA AGAGTTGTGATGAAATGGAAGGTCCTTATTTAGATTATATCAGGCAACTTTATTGCAAACCTGTTCTGCTAACTGGTCCTTTAGTTCCAGACCCCCCAAAATACAAGTTGGAGGAAAAATGGGAAAAGTGGCTGCAGAAATTTCCATCCAAGTCTGTTGTGTTCTGCTCATTTGGCAGTGAAACATTTTTGAAAGATGATCAGATAAAGGAGCTAGTACTAGGATTAGAGCAAACTGGTCTTCCATTCATTGTGGTATTGAATTTCCCACCTGGTGATGGAGATAGTAATGAAAAGTTGAAAAATGCATTACCAGTTGGGTTTGCAGAGAGGGTGCAGGGTAAAGGAGTGGTGCACACTGGATGGCTTCAGCAACAATTGATTCTGGCACATGACAGTGTTGGCTCTTATGTTTGTCGTTCAGGTTTAAGCTCAGTGATTGAGGCATTCATGACTGATTGTCAACTAGTGACGTTGCCACAAAAAGGTGATCAGTTTTTGAATTCTAAGTTAATCAGCGGAGATCTGGAAGCTGGGGTACAAGTAACTAGAGACGACGAAGATGGGCATTTTAATAAAGAAGATTTGTGTAAAGCTACTAAGATAGTAACTGTGGATGTGAATGAAGAGCCAGGAAAATCGATTAGTGTAAATCATGGGAAATGGAGAGATTTTCTTCTTAATAAGGATATACAGGATAACTTCATCGCTAACTTGGTTCAAGAGATGAAAAAAATGGTCAACTGA